TTGTCGTGATCAGTGGAGATACGTTGACAGACATCGATTTGTCGGCAGCTGTACGTTTCCATGAACAAAATAACGCACTGGCTACTTTGATTTTGACTCGTGTAGAAACACCGCTGGAATTCGGAGTTGTCATGACAGATGAGAGCGGACACATTACCCGCTTTTTAGAAAAGCCGAGCTGGGCAGAGGTTTTTAGCGATACGGTGAATACCGGGATATACGTCTGCGAGCCCGAGGTCTTGTCTTATATAGAAGAAGAGCGGGAAGTGGATTTCAGCAAGGAAATTTTCCCGTCTTTTTTACAAGCAGCAAAGCCTCTATACGGATATGAGGCAAGTGGTTATTGGTCTGATATTGGCTCTTTGGAGGTTTATCAGCAAGCCCAGTTTGATTTGCTGGATGGACGCGTGCATCTCGAAATAAAAGCACAAGAAATCGCACCGCGCATTTTCTTGGAAAATGATGTTCGCATCGATTCATCGGTCCGTTTGGAAGGCCCTGTCTATATCGGTGAAAATGTACACTTGCAGGCTGGAGTTTCCGTTGGTGCTTATTCCATTCTGGGGAAAAATACCGTGATTTCTTCCGGTACGAAGCTGTCCCGGACTATCATTTGGGAAAACAGTGTCATTGGGAAAAAAGCAGAGATCACAGGAACGACCCTCTGCCGCAACACCCGAATAGCAGATTGCGTACAACTCGGGGAAGGGGCGGTCATTGGAGACCAGTGCCTCATTGGAGCGAAGTCGGTGGTAAAGGCAGGGGTCAAAATTTGGCCGGATAAGGAAGTCGGGGAAAATGCGACTGTCACCACCTCGCTCATCTACGGTGCCAAGCAAACGAAAAATTTGTTTGGGACGCATGGAATTAAGGGCATTGGCAACGTTGACATCACGCCCGAATTCGTCACGAGACTTGCTGCTGCCTACGCGTACTTACTACAAGCGGGGGATAAAATTGCGCTCTCTGCATGCGCACACCCATTTGCTCAGCTATTGAAGCATAGCATCATGACGAGCTTGTGCTCTTCCGGAATTGATACAGTCGATCTCGGGATTGGCAATTCACCCTTGATTCGATACGGCGTGCGCTCCCTGGATTGCAGAGGCGGCATTCATATTTATATGGCAGAGCCAGTCGATGATAAAGAGATTGTCATCCAATTCATCGATCAAGCGGGCTTGCCGATTTCTCGTGATAAGGAGCGCAAAATTGAGAATGCTTACTGGCAAGAGACTTATGTTCGCAACCTGCATCGGTTGGGAGCACTGCAAGTCGAGCATCAAGTACAAGAAGCTTATCTTCATGCATTGGTTCAACACTTGAATGTACCGTCCATCCAGCGTCAGCGCTTCCACCTGCTGATCGATTGTGAACAGCGTTTTTTCCCTACTTTTCTTGCGCCACTCTTGCATGCACTGGGAGTCTCTGCACAATACAGCTCCATACAAGAGGGTATTCGTAAAAAGGGAGCGGATTTAGGAGTTCGTCTCGATAAAAATGGCGAGCAATTTACCTTGTTTACCGAGCATGGAGAGAAACTCTCGAATGAACAGATCACGGCTCTGCAACTGCTGGCTTGCAGTGGTCAACATCGGCGCATCGGTCTTCCTGTGAGTGCACCGATTGAATTGGAGCATATGGCCCAGCTGTTGCAAATGGAAGTTGTACGCACCAAGGTCTCTCCGCGCTCCATGATGGAGGTATCGAGCGAACAGCGCTTTCATCCGATGTTTGATGCCGTGTACAGCCTCATGAGAATTCTTTCGTATCTCGCTTCTGAGGAAAAACCGCTCAGTGTTTTGTTGGAGCTGTTGCCAGCGTGCCATATGGAGAAAAAGACTGTCTTTTGCCCATGGGCAGCAAAAGGGAAGGTCATGCGTAGAGTGATGGAAGAAAACAAAGGCAAGCTGCTGGAGCTCGTCGATGGAATCAAGGTATACGATTCGAACGGCTGGGTGCTGATATTACCCGATTCAGAGGATTCGCACGTAAAAGTGATTTCGCAAGGGGCGACGGCAGAGACCGCGGCTACGCTTGCTTCTTCCTATGCGAGGCGAATTGCCGAATATCAGTTTCACGAAAAGAGAGAGATCGACAGCCTATAACGAAAAGGACGTGAAGGCATGCCGAGACCGCTCGTCGTCGGGAACGGAAAACTGCTGATTAATTTTGATGACAAGCTGCACATGCGAGATCTCTATTTTCCGTATGTCGGTCAGCTGAATCATGTTGGGGGACACTTTAGCAAGCTGGGGATATGGGTGCAAGGTCGCTTTTCCTGGCTGGATGAAGACGGCTGGACGCGGAAGCTCGGATACGGACAGGAGTCTTTGGTGACAGATGTTCATGCGCATCATGAACATCTGGGCATCTCCCTGCAAATTGCAGATGGGGTGCATCAGCGTGACCCGATTTATTTGAAAAAGGTGTGCGTTCGGAATTTGACGAGCGAGGTGCGGGAGGTCAGGCTGTTTTTTAATCACGATTTCAGCTTGAATGAGACGGAGGTAGGGGATACCGCTGTTTTTGATCCCATCCTGCGCACCATTTATCACTACAAGCGCAATGTGTACATCATGGCGAATGGAAAAACGGATACGGGTGGGATCAATCAATAT
This genomic stretch from Brevibacillus sp. DP1.3A harbors:
- a CDS encoding sugar phosphate nucleotidyltransferase → MKAVIMAGGKGTRLRPLTCHTPKPMVPLLNRPCMEYTIDLLKKHGITEIAVTLQYLPDVIRDTFGDGSRYGVSLVYFEETIPLGTAGSVKNCADFLDERFVVISGDTLTDIDLSAAVRFHEQNNALATLILTRVETPLEFGVVMTDESGHITRFLEKPSWAEVFSDTVNTGIYVCEPEVLSYIEEEREVDFSKEIFPSFLQAAKPLYGYEASGYWSDIGSLEVYQQAQFDLLDGRVHLEIKAQEIAPRIFLENDVRIDSSVRLEGPVYIGENVHLQAGVSVGAYSILGKNTVISSGTKLSRTIIWENSVIGKKAEITGTTLCRNTRIADCVQLGEGAVIGDQCLIGAKSVVKAGVKIWPDKEVGENATVTTSLIYGAKQTKNLFGTHGIKGIGNVDITPEFVTRLAAAYAYLLQAGDKIALSACAHPFAQLLKHSIMTSLCSSGIDTVDLGIGNSPLIRYGVRSLDCRGGIHIYMAEPVDDKEIVIQFIDQAGLPISRDKERKIENAYWQETYVRNLHRLGALQVEHQVQEAYLHALVQHLNVPSIQRQRFHLLIDCEQRFFPTFLAPLLHALGVSAQYSSIQEGIRKKGADLGVRLDKNGEQFTLFTEHGEKLSNEQITALQLLACSGQHRRIGLPVSAPIELEHMAQLLQMEVVRTKVSPRSMMEVSSEQRFHPMFDAVYSLMRILSYLASEEKPLSVLLELLPACHMEKKTVFCPWAAKGKVMRRVMEENKGKLLELVDGIKVYDSNGWVLILPDSEDSHVKVISQGATAETAATLASSYARRIAEYQFHEKREIDSL